A region from the Gemmatimonadales bacterium genome encodes:
- a CDS encoding GWxTD domain-containing protein codes for MVPRLPSSPEARTRRFVERLIVGLPLAALAACGSWQRVGTPEPATAPPERLPAVFDPSTVYRQMGLMVDAGPIPFIGTVKVLAGPPPDSLMAVVALSLHNRGLSFRRDGDAFLAEYRVELVFRQGTAIARQVTRDERIRVSTFRETQRSDESVIFQQFVPLVAGQYGLTVTVRDRNGPNSSHFEQLLSVTQLSTPAVTSPIAIYEGRPRTAISASPDLVANPRSTAEYGTDSLRFYLESYRLPAGTAIVLSALDAGGRVAWLDSAWIDAAIPLIGLVFTVPPARLSIGRYDLRVALGGNVLSTTPFLVSFSDRWVLSNLEDVISLLRYFTSPDTLRSLAEAPPEERGAAWQRFWRASDPNPATPENEALDQYFARVQSANEQFREEGLPGWLTDRGEVFISLGEPDDVVDRRSELQGRSRVVYWVYNEYRLTLSFIDDTGFGRYRLDPRSRSEYLRVLNRVRRAT; via the coding sequence GTGGTTCCCCGCCTCCCCTCGTCGCCCGAGGCTCGCACGCGCCGGTTCGTTGAACGTCTCATCGTCGGGCTGCCGTTGGCAGCACTCGCCGCATGCGGCTCGTGGCAACGCGTCGGCACGCCCGAGCCTGCCACTGCCCCGCCGGAGCGGCTTCCGGCGGTCTTCGACCCCTCGACCGTTTACCGGCAGATGGGACTCATGGTCGACGCCGGCCCGATCCCGTTCATCGGCACGGTGAAGGTGCTGGCCGGCCCGCCGCCGGACTCGCTGATGGCGGTCGTCGCGCTCTCGCTCCATAACCGCGGGCTCAGCTTCCGTCGTGACGGCGACGCCTTCCTCGCCGAGTACCGCGTCGAGCTGGTCTTCCGGCAGGGCACGGCGATCGCCCGGCAGGTCACCCGCGACGAGCGCATCCGCGTGAGCACCTTCCGCGAGACCCAGCGTTCCGACGAAAGCGTCATTTTTCAGCAATTCGTGCCACTGGTGGCCGGGCAATACGGGCTCACGGTCACCGTGCGCGACCGCAACGGCCCTAATTCCAGCCACTTCGAGCAGTTGCTGTCGGTGACTCAACTCAGCACGCCGGCAGTCACGTCGCCTATCGCGATCTACGAGGGGCGGCCGCGGACCGCCATCTCCGCGTCCCCCGACCTGGTGGCGAATCCGCGCAGCACGGCCGAGTACGGCACCGACTCGCTCCGCTTCTATCTGGAATCCTACCGCCTGCCTGCGGGGACCGCGATCGTCCTTTCCGCACTCGACGCCGGGGGCCGGGTCGCGTGGCTGGACAGCGCCTGGATCGATGCGGCCATCCCGCTCATCGGGCTGGTCTTCACGGTGCCGCCGGCCCGGCTCTCGATCGGGCGCTACGACCTCCGGGTCGCACTGGGCGGCAACGTCCTCTCGACCACGCCGTTCCTAGTGTCGTTCTCGGACCGGTGGGTGCTGTCGAACCTAGAGGACGTGATCTCGCTCCTCCGGTACTTCACCTCCCCCGACACATTGCGCTCGCTCGCAGAGGCCCCGCCGGAAGAGCGCGGTGCGGCCTGGCAGAGATTCTGGCGGGCGAGCGACCCGAATCCGGCCACTCCGGAGAACGAAGCGCTGGATCAGTACTTCGCGCGGGTGCAGTCGGCCAACGAGCAATTCCGCGAGGAAGGGCTGCCAGGCTGGCTCACGGATCGCGGCGAAGTCTTCATCTCCCTGGGCGAGCCCGACGATGTCGTGGACCGGCGGTCAGAGCTTCAAGGCCGCTCGCGGGTCGTCTACTGGGTGTACAACGAGTATCGGCTCACCTTGAGCTTCATCGACGACACGGGCTTTGGGCGCTACCGGCTCGATCCCCGCTCGCGGTCGGAGTATCTCCGCGTCCTCAACCGCGTCCGCCGCGCGACGTGA
- the polA gene encoding DNA polymerase I gives MTAVRPRFFLVDGYALIYRAFFAMLSRPLTTSRGENTSVAWGIANFLLRLSDKHRPDYVAWVHDAGTSFRHQTYAEYKATREKLDEELQQDFDQSVTRVEGLLSACRVPLVAVDGYEADDVIATLAIRAEEAGLDVVIVSGDKDFYQLITGHVSLLNPGRGGPAAVEEQLVTTANAAERLGVTPEQTVDFLALMGDTADNIPGVTGVGEKTAQKLLAEYGTLDAILAHAHAIPAKRVREALEREADLARLSRELVTLHRDVPVELELEAFAAREPDWPVLLALMSELEFHSLVRTVGPRAGAAPVAPAATPSAGPAYALADTPEALADVVRRARAAGVCALDVRATSPEAMRAELLGLSLAIADGVAWYLPFGHHSPGDVFERTEVRNLPPLGDAALAPLAAMLEDVSVAKVGHDIKPALLLLRRAGVALGGVAFDTMIASFMIDPGKRSHALDALALEHFGFRMRALEEMTGKGKSGKPFAEVPVREAADYGAAAADYTLRLRSLLEPTLADHSLMKLFREVEIPLIGVLVEMEWEGIGVDIAVFERLTAEFRNELRGLERAILTAAGSDFNIQSTPQLRHVLFEKLQLPVLKKTKTGASTDAEVLEELAAMGHEVPRLLLDYREVSKLLSTYLEALPAAINPRTGRIHTSFNQIGAATGRLSSNDPNLQNIPVRTARGEAIRRGFVPRPGWRYVVADYSQIELRLLAHLSGDSAFVSAFQAGGDIHRQTAAVIFGVPVDDVTAEQRARAKTINFATIYGQGPHALARQLGIPYDEAKRFIEEYFARFAGVRGFLDDTVASARQKGYVETIFGRRRYIPELKDKNFNMRAFGERTATNSPLQGSAADLIKIAMIRVAQSLRDGLRARLLLQVHDELVVEAPAEETEAVAQLMKRDMEGAAALTVPLVASVGIGRDWLDAKAG, from the coding sequence GTGACAGCCGTCCGCCCCCGGTTCTTCCTCGTGGACGGGTACGCCCTGATCTACCGAGCGTTCTTCGCCATGCTGTCGCGGCCTTTGACGACGAGCCGCGGGGAGAACACGTCGGTCGCCTGGGGCATCGCGAACTTCCTCCTGCGCCTCAGCGACAAGCATCGGCCCGACTACGTCGCCTGGGTCCACGACGCCGGTACCAGCTTCCGCCACCAGACCTACGCCGAATACAAGGCGACCCGCGAGAAGCTCGACGAGGAACTCCAGCAGGACTTCGACCAGTCGGTGACGCGGGTCGAGGGGTTGCTGAGCGCCTGCCGCGTGCCGCTGGTGGCGGTGGATGGCTACGAGGCCGACGACGTCATCGCCACGCTGGCCATTCGCGCCGAGGAGGCGGGCCTCGACGTCGTGATCGTCTCGGGCGACAAAGACTTCTATCAGCTCATCACCGGGCACGTGTCTCTGCTCAATCCTGGCCGCGGCGGACCGGCGGCGGTCGAGGAGCAGCTGGTGACCACGGCCAATGCGGCGGAGCGGCTCGGTGTGACCCCCGAGCAGACCGTGGACTTCCTCGCGTTGATGGGCGACACGGCGGACAACATCCCCGGCGTCACCGGCGTCGGCGAAAAGACCGCGCAAAAGCTCCTCGCCGAGTACGGCACGCTGGACGCGATCCTCGCCCACGCCCACGCCATCCCGGCCAAGCGGGTGCGCGAGGCGCTGGAGCGCGAGGCCGACTTGGCACGGCTGTCGCGCGAGCTGGTCACGCTCCATCGCGACGTGCCGGTCGAACTGGAGCTGGAAGCGTTCGCCGCTCGCGAGCCGGATTGGCCGGTCTTGCTGGCGCTGATGAGCGAGCTCGAGTTCCACTCGCTGGTCAGGACCGTGGGCCCGCGCGCGGGCGCGGCGCCAGTGGCGCCGGCGGCAACGCCGTCGGCGGGGCCGGCCTACGCTCTGGCCGACACGCCGGAGGCCTTGGCGGACGTCGTGCGCCGCGCCCGTGCGGCCGGCGTCTGCGCGCTCGACGTGCGCGCCACTTCCCCCGAAGCGATGCGCGCCGAGCTTCTGGGCCTCTCCCTTGCGATAGCAGATGGCGTCGCGTGGTACCTCCCGTTCGGCCATCACTCTCCCGGCGATGTCTTCGAGCGGACCGAAGTGCGCAACCTGCCGCCGCTCGGTGACGCGGCGCTCGCGCCACTCGCCGCGATGCTGGAGGACGTCTCGGTCGCCAAGGTCGGGCACGACATCAAGCCGGCACTGCTGCTCCTCCGCCGCGCGGGCGTCGCGCTCGGCGGGGTCGCGTTCGACACGATGATCGCGAGCTTCATGATCGATCCCGGCAAGCGCTCGCACGCCCTGGATGCGCTGGCGCTGGAGCACTTCGGGTTCCGCATGCGCGCGCTCGAAGAGATGACCGGCAAAGGAAAGAGCGGGAAGCCGTTCGCCGAGGTGCCGGTGCGGGAGGCAGCCGACTACGGCGCCGCGGCCGCCGACTACACGCTCAGGCTGCGCTCGCTCCTGGAGCCGACCCTGGCCGACCACAGCCTCATGAAGCTTTTCCGCGAGGTGGAGATCCCGCTCATCGGCGTTCTGGTGGAGATGGAATGGGAGGGCATCGGCGTTGATATCGCCGTGTTCGAACGGCTGACGGCGGAGTTCAGGAACGAGCTCAGGGGCCTCGAACGCGCCATCCTGACGGCCGCCGGCTCGGACTTCAATATCCAGTCCACCCCGCAGCTCCGGCACGTGCTGTTCGAGAAGCTCCAGCTCCCCGTCCTCAAGAAGACCAAGACCGGTGCGTCCACCGACGCCGAAGTGCTCGAGGAGCTGGCGGCGATGGGGCACGAGGTGCCAAGACTGCTACTCGACTACCGGGAGGTCTCCAAGCTGCTCTCGACCTACCTCGAGGCGCTGCCGGCCGCCATCAACCCGCGCACCGGCCGCATCCACACGTCGTTCAACCAGATCGGCGCCGCCACGGGCCGACTCAGCTCGAACGACCCCAACCTCCAGAACATCCCGGTCCGGACCGCGCGCGGTGAGGCGATCCGGCGCGGCTTCGTGCCGCGTCCCGGCTGGCGGTACGTCGTCGCCGACTACTCCCAGATCGAGCTCCGCCTACTCGCCCACCTCTCCGGCGACTCGGCCTTCGTCTCGGCGTTCCAGGCGGGTGGCGATATCCATCGCCAGACCGCCGCGGTCATCTTCGGGGTCCCGGTGGACGACGTGACGGCCGAGCAGCGGGCGCGCGCCAAGACCATCAACTTCGCCACCATCTACGGCCAGGGCCCCCACGCGCTGGCCCGCCAGCTCGGCATCCCATACGACGAAGCGAAGCGCTTCATCGAGGAGTACTTCGCGCGATTCGCCGGGGTGCGCGGCTTTCTCGACGACACGGTTGCGTCCGCAAGGCAGAAGGGGTACGTCGAGACGATCTTCGGACGCCGTCGCTACATCCCCGAGCTCAAGGACAAGAACTTCAACATGCGCGCCTTCGGGGAGCGCACGGCCACCAACTCGCCGCTCCAGGGCTCGGCCGCCGACCTCATCAAGATCGCGATGATACGCGTGGCGCAGTCGTTGCGCGATGGCTTGCGCGCCCGCCTCCTCCTCCAGGTCCACGACGAGCTCGTGGTCGAGGCGCCGGCGGAGGAAACGGAGGCAGTAGCGCAATTGATGAAGCGCGACATGGAGGGAGCGGCCGCCTTGACCGTACCACTGGTGGCGAGCGTCGGCATCGGGCGTGACTGGCTCGACGCCAAGGCCGGCTGA
- a CDS encoding MMPL family transporter codes for MIPLPANFIVRWRWPIVVVWVLFAALMVPVASELQQRLQVGGQNLPNSESTRAEEIVRDRIGTPFANFVVVAVRHASLTLDDPAYAAWVDSLTTTLDRLPFVLQTLNWRRAGAARFRSADGKTTFVVAGLRQHNDNDPTSYVPRLREAIREAKVRAAPGFEAHVTGSPAFDYDTRTVAAEDSNSLERHLIPLTWLLLVIAFGALVAALIPVAVGFIAITVTLGVIAVIAAFMPMSIFVLNITTMMGLGVGIDYSLLVLTRFREEMASGADPLAAAATTIRTAASAVITSGATVMVGLAALLVVPLSETRSVGVSGLIVVATSVGLSISFLPAVLAILGHRIDWPKGLAARLARFRSEVGWNRYALGISKHPVRAVIISGAAILVLAAPSFWLRIGMPGSGWFPRDTDAGEGLAVLEQMGEGAALTPIKVVVNLPAGSNAIDVDRLRGLRMLTDSIRANPRVEEVRGMVDLRPGIPLYWYVDLYADTARARGRLPDAFKAFLSRDASATAMDVFLADSVSLDGSLDAVRHIRAISIRQLPALDQAELLVGGFAASNLDFRDELLGRFPLLVILVLGATGVMLALVFRSLLVPIKAVVMNSLSVAATFGLTVVVFQWGVGGSVIGLEGPTEAIFVLGPVLVFAIVFGLSMDYEVFLLARIKEEFDLSHDNDAATTAGLAATGATITSAALIMILVFGAFAFARVLAVKLIGFGLAVAVLLDATLIRMVMVPAVMHLAGRFNWWPGYRRPPGAGHYRRASGGVEDPLDG; via the coding sequence TTGATTCCACTGCCGGCCAACTTCATCGTCCGATGGCGCTGGCCGATAGTCGTGGTGTGGGTGTTGTTCGCCGCGCTGATGGTACCCGTGGCGAGCGAGCTCCAGCAGCGCCTCCAGGTCGGCGGGCAGAACCTGCCCAACTCCGAGTCCACGCGGGCCGAGGAGATCGTCCGCGACCGGATCGGCACGCCGTTCGCGAACTTCGTCGTCGTCGCGGTGCGCCACGCCTCCCTCACGCTCGACGATCCGGCGTACGCCGCCTGGGTCGATTCGCTCACCACCACACTCGACCGGCTCCCGTTCGTACTCCAGACGCTCAACTGGCGGCGCGCCGGGGCCGCGCGGTTCCGGAGCGCGGACGGCAAGACCACGTTCGTCGTGGCGGGGCTTCGCCAGCACAACGACAACGACCCCACGAGCTACGTCCCGCGGTTGCGTGAGGCGATCCGGGAAGCGAAGGTCCGCGCCGCTCCCGGCTTCGAGGCGCACGTGACCGGGAGCCCCGCGTTCGATTACGACACGCGGACGGTGGCGGCCGAGGACTCCAACTCACTGGAACGCCACCTGATCCCTCTCACGTGGCTGCTGCTCGTGATCGCCTTCGGCGCGCTGGTCGCCGCGCTGATCCCGGTGGCCGTGGGGTTCATCGCGATCACGGTCACGCTGGGCGTGATCGCGGTGATCGCCGCCTTCATGCCCATGTCGATCTTCGTGCTCAACATCACCACGATGATGGGGCTCGGCGTCGGAATCGACTATTCCCTCCTGGTGCTGACCCGATTCCGGGAGGAGATGGCGTCGGGGGCTGACCCGTTGGCCGCCGCGGCGACGACCATCAGGACCGCTGCCTCCGCGGTGATCACCTCCGGCGCAACGGTGATGGTAGGCCTGGCGGCGCTGCTGGTCGTCCCGCTCTCGGAGACTCGCTCTGTGGGCGTCAGCGGGCTCATCGTGGTCGCGACATCGGTCGGTCTTTCGATCTCGTTCCTGCCGGCTGTGCTGGCCATTCTCGGTCACCGCATCGACTGGCCGAAGGGCCTTGCGGCCAGGCTGGCGAGATTCCGCTCGGAGGTGGGCTGGAACCGGTACGCGCTCGGCATATCAAAGCACCCGGTGCGCGCCGTCATCATCTCTGGGGCGGCGATCCTCGTGCTTGCCGCGCCCTCGTTCTGGTTGAGGATCGGGATGCCGGGCTCGGGGTGGTTCCCCAGGGACACGGACGCCGGAGAGGGCCTCGCGGTGCTGGAGCAGATGGGAGAGGGCGCCGCGCTCACGCCGATCAAAGTGGTGGTGAACCTGCCGGCGGGGAGCAACGCGATCGACGTGGACCGGCTGCGCGGGCTCCGGATGCTCACGGACTCGATTCGCGCCAATCCGCGCGTCGAGGAGGTCCGCGGGATGGTGGACCTCCGCCCTGGCATCCCGTTGTACTGGTACGTGGACCTGTACGCCGACACCGCCCGGGCGCGAGGGCGGCTCCCCGATGCCTTCAAGGCGTTCCTGAGCCGGGACGCGTCGGCGACCGCCATGGACGTCTTCCTGGCCGACTCGGTGTCGCTCGACGGATCGCTCGACGCGGTGCGCCATATCCGGGCCATCTCGATCCGCCAGCTGCCCGCACTCGACCAGGCCGAGCTGCTCGTGGGCGGGTTCGCCGCATCGAATCTGGACTTCAGGGACGAGTTGCTGGGCCGGTTCCCGCTGCTGGTGATCCTCGTGCTGGGGGCGACGGGAGTCATGCTCGCCTTGGTCTTCCGCTCGCTCCTGGTGCCGATCAAGGCAGTGGTGATGAACTCGCTCTCGGTGGCGGCGACGTTCGGGCTGACGGTGGTGGTCTTCCAGTGGGGCGTGGGGGGCTCGGTCATCGGCCTGGAGGGGCCCACCGAGGCGATCTTCGTGCTGGGGCCGGTACTGGTCTTCGCGATCGTGTTCGGGCTATCGATGGACTACGAGGTCTTCCTGCTCGCGCGCATCAAGGAGGAGTTCGACCTCTCGCACGACAACGACGCGGCGACGACGGCGGGCCTCGCGGCGACCGGGGCGACGATCACGAGCGCCGCCCTGATCATGATCCTGGTCTTCGGCGCGTTCGCGTTCGCGCGCGTGCTGGCGGTGAAGCTCATCGGGTTCGGGCTCGCGGTGGCGGTGCTGCTCGACGCGACGCTGATCCGCATGGTGATGGTGCCCGCGGTGATGCACCTCGCGGGGCGGTTCAACTGGTGGCCGGGCTACCGGCGGCCGCCCGGTGCCGGCCACTACCGCCGCGCCAGCGGCGGCGTGGAAGACCCACTGGACGGCTGA
- a CDS encoding matrixin family metalloprotease, producing the protein MTMARSGKAGILLTAFASLLLGAVVVDIVRRAIPAHLPAASPESASPIDLEAPSPSTPPAATPSQDGDLAFSGTTAPARPTTAADSTRHAEVRGRIRLESGGTYLVEMLAGGDSMLRRWPEERTRTPLRVSVIRQAVDGFREDFVANVAWAVGRWNGAQLPVQMESESDTARADIVVTWVRQMDSNRTGRADVTWDMQGRIRRVAVTLATHSPDGSLIVGSQMVALALHELGHALGLNHSPVRADALFPETAAIELTERDRRTARLLYALPMGSYR; encoded by the coding sequence ATGACGATGGCGAGATCCGGGAAGGCCGGCATCCTGCTGACGGCGTTCGCGTCGCTGCTCCTCGGCGCGGTGGTCGTCGACATCGTGCGCCGCGCCATACCGGCCCATCTTCCCGCGGCCTCGCCCGAGTCCGCCTCGCCCATCGACTTGGAGGCTCCTTCGCCGTCCACGCCCCCGGCCGCCACACCGTCGCAGGACGGCGACCTGGCATTCTCGGGCACGACGGCTCCGGCGCGGCCAACCACCGCCGCCGACTCGACGCGCCACGCCGAGGTTCGGGGGCGCATCCGACTCGAGAGCGGGGGGACCTACCTGGTCGAGATGCTCGCGGGTGGCGATTCGATGCTGCGCCGCTGGCCGGAGGAACGCACGCGGACACCGCTCCGGGTCTCGGTCATCCGGCAGGCGGTGGATGGGTTCCGCGAGGACTTCGTCGCCAACGTCGCCTGGGCGGTCGGGCGCTGGAACGGCGCCCAGCTCCCCGTGCAGATGGAGTCGGAGAGCGACACGGCGCGCGCCGATATCGTAGTGACTTGGGTGAGGCAGATGGACAGCAACCGGACCGGCCGCGCCGATGTCACCTGGGACATGCAGGGGCGGATCCGGCGCGTCGCCGTGACCCTCGCCACCCACTCTCCCGACGGGAGCCTGATCGTTGGCAGCCAGATGGTCGCGCTGGCGCTGCACGAACTCGGACACGCCCTCGGCCTCAACCATTCGCCGGTCCGCGCCGACGCACTCTTCCCTGAGACCGCGGCCATCGAGCTGACCGAGCGCGACCGCCGCACCGCGCGACTCCTCTACGCGCTGCCCATGGGCAGCTACCGCTAG
- a CDS encoding M28 family peptidase — translation MRLRAHTWFLSHDLLEGRGTGRRGADVAALYVATEAERIGLRGAGPAGSPYQPVPLVEAEIDRTNTSITLRVPDRDSNSAIVFQFFYPRGFIPNVGTARTLTGFSGDLVYVGSARDILVHPDRLPDLTGKVAVMRGVFGPEAAAADTLRAGGTTGVVQLLGDPELYGLYVRSRGPSRMYIAEEAQAVSSMIPDIPAVIASPQLEQRLLEGTDVAAEADRPRALPGRRIDVRIAVRASAVAARNVAAIMPGSDSTQRDAFVVYTAHYDHLGVSTPDERGDSIYNGFSDNASGTAMLLGIAEAMVTGRRPPRPVLFLWFTGEERGLLGSDYFAAHPLVPAAEIVGAINLDAGAPPAPVVSWHVAGGDRSSLGQLAVDVARRAGWAAEVRPASPNSDYFPLLRIGVPAVFLVPSPGPYEGLTTEASDVLRRRWDHYHQASDHWAASFPFAGLLRYADYAYRIGWALETGARPRLFPSK, via the coding sequence ATGCGCCTGCGCGCCCACACCTGGTTCCTCTCGCACGACCTTCTCGAGGGACGGGGGACGGGCCGGCGCGGCGCCGACGTGGCGGCGTTGTACGTTGCCACCGAGGCCGAGCGGATCGGTCTCAGGGGAGCCGGGCCGGCGGGCAGCCCATATCAGCCGGTACCGCTGGTAGAGGCGGAGATCGACCGGACGAATACCTCCATCACCCTGCGCGTGCCGGACCGCGACAGCAACTCCGCGATCGTCTTCCAGTTCTTCTACCCGCGCGGGTTCATCCCCAACGTGGGCACGGCCCGCACCTTGACCGGCTTCTCCGGCGACCTCGTCTACGTCGGCTCGGCGCGCGACATCCTGGTCCACCCCGACCGGCTCCCTGACCTGACCGGCAAGGTCGCGGTCATGCGCGGCGTGTTCGGGCCGGAGGCCGCGGCCGCCGACACGCTGCGCGCTGGCGGAACGACGGGGGTCGTGCAACTCCTGGGCGACCCGGAGCTGTACGGTCTTTACGTGCGAAGCCGCGGGCCGTCGCGCATGTACATCGCGGAGGAGGCTCAGGCGGTCTCGTCTATGATCCCCGACATCCCGGCGGTGATCGCGAGTCCGCAGCTGGAGCAGCGGTTGCTGGAAGGCACCGACGTCGCCGCGGAGGCGGACCGTCCCCGGGCGCTGCCCGGAAGGCGGATCGACGTTCGTATCGCGGTGCGTGCCAGTGCAGTAGCGGCGCGCAACGTGGCGGCAATCATGCCCGGGTCCGATTCGACGCAGCGGGATGCGTTCGTGGTGTACACGGCGCACTACGATCACCTCGGCGTCTCGACACCGGACGAACGCGGGGACTCGATCTACAACGGATTCTCCGACAATGCGTCGGGCACGGCGATGCTGCTGGGGATCGCCGAGGCGATGGTGACGGGGCGACGGCCACCGCGGCCGGTGTTGTTCCTCTGGTTCACGGGCGAGGAGCGCGGCCTGCTCGGCTCGGACTATTTCGCGGCGCACCCTCTCGTGCCGGCCGCCGAAATCGTGGGCGCGATCAACCTCGATGCCGGAGCGCCGCCGGCGCCGGTGGTGAGCTGGCACGTCGCCGGCGGCGACCGCTCGAGCCTCGGGCAGTTGGCCGTGGACGTCGCGCGGCGCGCGGGGTGGGCGGCGGAGGTGCGGCCGGCCTCACCCAACTCGGACTACTTCCCGCTGCTCCGCATCGGAGTGCCGGCCGTCTTCCTCGTGCCCTCGCCCGGTCCGTACGAGGGCCTGACGACGGAGGCCTCGGACGTATTGCGCCGTAGATGGGACCACTACCATCAGGCATCGGACCATTGGGCGGCGAGCTTTCCGTTCGCGGGTCTGCTCCGATACGCCGACTACGCTTACCGGATCGGCTGGGCGCTCGAAACGGGAGCCCGTCCGCGGCTGTTCCCGTCGAAGTAG
- the amrS gene encoding AmmeMemoRadiSam system radical SAM enzyme, producing MGAQAHRVDSAGGLTGQARRRPESQRKRGKRKSRNGFPFHAPRLSTPLARRQVRREHSPMAAGSPRVITSLLAGREAAGPTLQETLDDCAKMGHLWHPEADDAVRCYACGHRCLIKLGRRGICKVRYNEAGSLYVPHGYVAALQSDPIEKKPFFHVLPGSDCVTFGMLGCDFHCGYCQNWLTSQALRDPGAGVAPTRITAEQLVEIGVGRGARAIGSSYNEPLITAEWALDVFKVARPAGLRTCFISNGNATAEVLDFIRPWTDCYKIDFKAMQDRAYRQLGGVLQHVLDAMKMVHERGFWMELVTLVVPGFNDHPDDLKRMAGTIAAISPDIPWHITAFHQDYRMTDPRNTTASDLIKACEIGRETGLQFVYAGNLPGRVGRWENTWCPSCGDLLIERFGYQILQQRIMAQGTCPSCAARIPGVWT from the coding sequence GTGGGCGCGCAGGCGCATCGAGTCGATTCCGCCGGAGGTCTGACCGGACAGGCGCGCCGGCGACCCGAAAGCCAGCGCAAACGCGGCAAGCGCAAGTCGCGCAACGGCTTTCCGTTTCATGCGCCCAGGCTAAGCACCCCACTGGCGCGGCGGCAAGTTCGGCGCGAACATTCACCCATGGCCGCTGGTAGTCCGCGCGTCATCACGAGCTTGCTCGCGGGCCGGGAAGCGGCGGGACCGACGCTCCAGGAAACGCTGGACGATTGCGCCAAGATGGGCCATCTCTGGCACCCCGAAGCCGACGACGCCGTCCGCTGCTACGCCTGTGGCCATCGGTGTCTGATCAAGCTTGGCCGCCGCGGCATCTGCAAGGTCCGCTACAACGAAGCCGGCAGCCTGTACGTGCCGCACGGCTACGTCGCGGCCCTTCAGTCCGATCCGATCGAGAAGAAGCCGTTCTTCCACGTGCTCCCCGGCTCCGACTGCGTGACCTTCGGCATGCTGGGCTGCGACTTCCATTGCGGCTACTGCCAGAATTGGCTCACCTCGCAGGCGCTGCGCGACCCGGGCGCCGGTGTCGCGCCCACACGCATCACCGCTGAGCAGCTCGTCGAGATCGGCGTCGGGCGCGGAGCCCGGGCGATCGGCTCGTCCTACAACGAGCCGCTGATAACCGCCGAATGGGCGCTGGATGTCTTCAAGGTGGCGCGTCCGGCTGGACTCAGGACGTGCTTCATCTCCAATGGCAACGCCACCGCGGAAGTGCTCGACTTCATCCGCCCCTGGACCGACTGCTACAAGATCGACTTCAAGGCCATGCAGGACCGGGCCTATCGCCAGCTGGGCGGAGTGCTCCAGCACGTACTCGATGCTATGAAGATGGTGCACGAGCGCGGGTTCTGGATGGAGCTGGTCACGCTCGTAGTGCCGGGCTTCAACGACCACCCCGACGACTTGAAGCGCATGGCCGGCACGATTGCGGCTATCTCGCCGGACATTCCATGGCACATCACGGCGTTCCATCAGGATTACAGGATGACCGACCCGCGGAACACCACCGCCTCGGATCTCATCAAGGCGTGTGAGATCGGACGCGAGACCGGGCTCCAGTTCGTGTACGCGGGCAATCTTCCGGGTCGGGTGGGCCGATGGGAAAACACCTGGTGCCCCAGCTGCGGTGATCTCCTGATCGAGCGCTTTGGCTACCAAATTCTCCAACAGCGCATCATGGCCCAGGGCACCTGCCCATCTTGTGCCGCTCGCATCCCTGGCGTCTGGACCTGA
- a CDS encoding DUF393 domain-containing protein, translating to MTAAREWTLIYDGDCAFCRRCVALLAQWDRHGRVRAVPFQEEKALVGLPSIPLRALHQAMHLVAPDGAVLPGAAAVPEILRLLPGGTPLSWAFAAPGVPRVAAAIYRVVARNRHRLGCGSATCPNGLPG from the coding sequence GTGACCGCCGCGCGGGAGTGGACGCTCATCTACGACGGCGACTGCGCGTTCTGCCGGCGTTGCGTCGCACTTCTCGCGCAATGGGATCGCCACGGCCGCGTGCGCGCCGTGCCGTTTCAGGAAGAGAAGGCCCTGGTCGGCCTCCCTTCGATCCCGCTCCGCGCGCTCCACCAGGCCATGCACCTCGTCGCGCCCGACGGCGCCGTGCTCCCGGGCGCCGCGGCCGTCCCCGAGATCCTGCGGCTACTGCCTGGTGGAACCCCGCTCTCCTGGGCGTTCGCAGCACCCGGCGTACCAAGGGTCGCGGCCGCGATCTACCGGGTCGTTGCCCGGAACCGTCATCGGCTGGGGTGTGGGTCCGCGACCTGCCCGAACGGTCTCCCGGGTTGA
- a CDS encoding metal-sulfur cluster assembly factor, translated as MPTEDQVRAALRRVKDPELNLNIIDLGLVYEIAVDDQTADVHVQMTLTSPGCPAGPEIMSDAQAAIEGLEGAGKVDIELVWTPYWTPEQIDPRLRAFLGG; from the coding sequence ATGCCAACTGAAGACCAGGTCCGAGCGGCGCTGCGCCGGGTCAAGGACCCCGAGCTGAACCTCAACATCATCGATCTCGGGCTCGTCTACGAAATCGCCGTTGACGATCAGACCGCCGATGTGCACGTGCAGATGACGCTGACTTCGCCCGGCTGCCCGGCCGGCCCCGAGATCATGTCCGATGCCCAGGCAGCCATCGAGGGCTTGGAGGGTGCCGGAAAGGTGGACATCGAGTTGGTTTGGACGCCCTACTGGACGCCCGAGCAGATCGACCCTCGGCTGAGGGCGTTCTTGGGGGGTTAG